A genomic stretch from Hemibagrus wyckioides isolate EC202008001 linkage group LG02, SWU_Hwy_1.0, whole genome shotgun sequence includes:
- the tspan34b gene encoding tetraspanin 35, protein MGCFGFLKTMMFIFNGIIFLAGAGILAVGIWVKVDNNSIMGALQGLSGAPPELKQVLNVGYLLIAVGGVLMLLGFLGCCGAVRESRCMLLTFFVIILLVFIAEVAGAIVILVFKGVIQSLIAQVGVTVVDSIRKDYGANADVTGLWNTTMDLLKCCGFNNYTDFTGSPFVQTTSLYPKQCCQLQSCSQQNATIANVNGCYPALIKLFDSNSVVIIAVALGIAALELFAMVVSMTLYCQIKSTEA, encoded by the exons ATGGGCTGCTTTGGATTTTTGAAAACAATGATGTTTATCTTTAATGGCATTATCTTT CTGGCTGGAGCAGGTATCTTGGCTGTAGGTATCTGGGTAAAGGTAGATAATAACTCGATCATGGGCGCTCTACAAGGTCTGTCTGGGGCACCACCTGAGCTGAAACAGGTTCTGAATGTAGGCTACCTGCTGATTGCTGTGGGCGGTGTGCTGATGCTGCTCGGCTTCCTGGGCTGCTGTGGCGCTGTTCGAGAAAGCAGGTGCATGCTGCTTACG TTCTTTGTCATTATCCTGCTAGTCTTTATTGCTGAGGTTGCTGGAGCTATTGTGATTTTGGTCTTCAAGGGAGTG ATACAATCTCTGATAGCTCAAGTGGGAGTCACTGTAGTGGACAGCATTCGCAAAGATTACGGCGCTAATGCAGATGTCACGGGTCTGTGGAACACCACTATGGACTTG CTGAAGTGCTGTGGATTCAACAACTATACAGATTTCACAGGTTCCCCTTTTGTCCAAACCACCAGTCTGTATCCAAAGCAGTGCTGTCAGCTTCAATCCTGTAGCCAACAAAATGCTACAATTGCG AATGTTAATGGATGTTACCCTGCATTGATCAAACTTTTTGACTCAAATTCAGTTGTCATCATAGCTGTGGCCTTGGGCATCGCTGCACTTGAG CTCTTCGCCATGGTTGTCTCCATGACCTTGTACTGCCAAATAAAATCTACAGAAGCCTGA
- the LOC131343320 gene encoding keratin-associated protein 16-1-like, with the protein MPLSCLDANTCGEPIPTYERSLSFMHPTTCEESIPTYERSLSFMHPTTCEESIPTYERSLSFMHPTTSEESIPTYERPLSVMHPTTCEESIPTDERPLSFIDPTTCEDPIPTYERPLSFMHPTTCEDPIPTDERSLSFMDSTTCEDPIPTYERSPSFIDPTTCGEPIPTYERPLSCMDPTTCGEPFSYVDPTTCMDPTTCGEPIPTYERPLSFMDPTTCMDPTTCGDPIPTYERPLSFMDPTTCGEHIPTYERPLSCMEETIPSH; encoded by the coding sequence ATGCCTCTCTCCTGTTTGGATGCCaacacctgtggggagcccattcccacctatgagaggtctctctcctttatgcaccccaccacctgtgaggagtccatccccacctatgagaggtctctctcctttatgcaccctaccacctgtgaggagtccatccccacctatgagaggtctctctcctttaTGCACCCTACCACCtctgaggagtccatccccacctatgagaggcctctctccgtTATgcaccccaccacctgtgaggagtccatccccaccgatgagaggcctctctcctttattgaccccaccacctgtgaggatcccatccccacctatgagaggcctctctcctttatgcaccccaccacctgtgaggatcccatccccaccgatgagaggtctctctcctttatggactctaccacctgtgaggatcccatccccacctatgagaggtctcccTCCTTTAttgaccccaccacctgtggggagcccatccccacctatgagaggcctctctcctgtatggatcccaccacctgtggggagccttTCTCCTatgtggatcccaccacctgtatggatcccaccacctgtggggagcccatcccaacctatgagaggcctctctcctttatggatcccaccacctgtatggatcccaccacctgtggggaccCCATCCcaacctatgagaggcctctctcctttatggatcccaccacctgtggggagcacATCCcaacctatgagaggcctctctcctgtatggaggAGACCATCCCCTCGCACTAA